A genomic window from Quercus lobata isolate SW786 chromosome 10, ValleyOak3.0 Primary Assembly, whole genome shotgun sequence includes:
- the LOC115965566 gene encoding nuclear intron maturase 1, mitochondrial, whose translation MSLRTTIKHLHRHLKPLTFSRSFSSTLIENKHQTPSLQNQQDPYSLLKQDPIEICSSLWFKTFSSPPNTSFPNLTGFISKLDLWVLAYQRSSAHFTGTFPPRNAIHSQVLSDLLSLRNAVVRGQFVWNNKTNQLIRSPNEKPITISLSKRKLQAILESDEPCFQDRVVQEVLLMVLEPVFEARFSSKSHAFRPGRNAHTVIRTIRSNFAGYLWFLKGDVSEIFDNVDRNVVLGCVEKAVKDKKVLGLIKSALRAPVREIVEDKEEFLKKKKGPKKKKKKKILNANEPKPDPYWLRSFFKFAPKEAAKVPSYGYCGILSPLLANVCLNELDHWMEEKRIEFFRPSKLDSIWRDSINDGCHNPAWPEFVPSSGREKTRKMDYIRYGGHFLIGVRGPREDAVEVRKEIIEFCETKFGLRLDNSKVEIEHITRGIQFLDHIISRRVIHPTLRYTASGGNIVSEKGVGTLLSVTASLQQCISQFRQLELVKGDRDPEPLPCNPMLYSSQAHTNSQMNKFLETMADWYRYADNRKKIIGFCAYVIRSSLAKLYASRYRLKSRAKVYKIASRDLSRPLRESSNNSAPEYSDLLRMGLVDAIEGVQFSHMSMIPSCDYTPFPRNWIPDHEKVLLEYIRLQDPKYFCDLHRSIKRQGLSLPQDEISDIVWDYKTLGIWNRLSNDENKTNSDSGKVDGVL comes from the coding sequence ATGTCACTGAGAACAACCATCAAACACCTTCACCGCCATCTCAAACCCCTCACTTTCTCTCGCTCCTTCTCTTCCACGCTCATTGAGAACAAACATCAAACACCTTCACTGCAAAACCAGCAAGACCCATACTCACTCCTCAAACAAGACCCAATCGAAATCTGCTCCTCTCTTTGGTTCAAAACCTTTTCATCTCCACCAAATACTTCCTTCCCAAACCTCACAGGCTTCATCTCCAAGCTCGACCTCTGGGTCCTCGCTTATCAACGTTCATCTGCACATTTCACCGGAACTTTCCCACCACGCAACGCCATTCACTCTCAAGTCCTCTCCGACCTTCTCTCTCTCCGAAACGCCGTCGTTCGTGGCCAGTTCGTTTGGAACAACAAGACCAATCAGCTCATTCGGAGCCCCAATGAGAAACCCATCACTATATCTCTCTCTAAACGCAAGCTTCAGGCGATTCTCGAATCGGATGAGCCGTGTTTTCAAGACAGGGTCGTTCAGGAGGTCTTGTTGATGGTGTTGGAGCCGGTTTTTGAGGCCCGGTTCTCGTCGAAGTCGCATGCTTTTCGGCCTGGTAGGAATGCGCATACAGTTATTCGGACTATCCGGAGTAACTTCGCTGGGTACTTGTGGTTCTTGAAAGGTGATGTGAGTGAGATTTTTGACAATGTGGATAGAAATGTGGTATTGGGTTGTGTTGAAAAGGCTGTTAAGGATAAGAAAGTGTTGGGTTTGATCAAATCCGCGCTCAGAGCACCTGTTCGGGAAATAGTTGAAGATAAAGAagagtttttgaaaaagaagaaggggcctaagaaaaagaagaagaagaagattctCAATGCAAATGAGCCGAAGCCAGACCCCTATTGGTTGAGAAGTTTCTTCAAGTTTGCACCCAAAGAGGCTGCTAAGGTACCCTCTTATGGTTATTGTGGAATTCTTAGTCCTTTACTTGCTAATGTGTGTCTTAATGAATTGGATCATTGGATGGAAGAGAAAAGAATTGAGTTTTTTAGGCCTTCGAAGCTTGATTCGATATGGAGAGATTCGATTAATGATGGGTGTCATAACCCAGCTTGGCCGGAGTTTGTTCCGTCAAGTGGGAGAGAGAAAACTAGAAAAATGGATTATATACGATATGGGGGCCATTTCTTAATTGGGGTACGAGGGCCTAGGGAGGATGCAGTGGAAGTTAGAAAGGAAATTATTGAGTTTTGTGAGACTAAATTTGGGTTAAGGTTGGATAATTCAAAGGTGGAGATAGAACACATTACTAGGGGTATTCAGTTCTTGGACCATATAATATCTCGGAGGGTGATACACCCAACACTTCGTTACACGGCCAGTGGAGGTAATATTGTGAGTGAAAAGGGTGTAGGCACTTTGCTTTCGGTTACTGCTAGCTTACAACAATGTATTAGCCAATTCAGGCAGCTTGAGTTAGTTAAGGGCGATAGGGATCCTGAGCCACTGCCCTGCAATCCAATGTTGTATTCAAGTCAAGCTCATACAAATTCCCAGATGAATAAGTTCCTTGAGACCATGGCTGATTGGTACAGATATGCTGATAATCGCAAGAAAATTATTGGGTTTTGTGCTTATGTGATTAGGAGCTCTCTGGCTAAACTTTATGCTTCGAGGTATAGACTAAAGTCTCGTGCCAAGGTGTATAAAATAGCTTCACGTGATCTTAGCCGTCCATTGAGGGAGAGCAGTAACAATTCAGCACCTGAATATTCAGATCTTTTGAGGATGGGACTTGTAGATGCTATTGAAGGCGTTCAGTTTTCTCACATGTCTATGATTCCCTCTTGTGATTACACTCCATTTCCAAGGAACTGGATCCCTGATCATGAGAAGGTGTTGCTTGAGTATATTAGACTGCAAGACCCAAAATATTTCTGTGACTTGCATAGATCAATAAAGCGACAAGGTTTAAGCTTGCCTCAAGATGAGATATCTGACATTGTGTGGGACTATAAAACACTCGGAATTTGGAACCGTTTGTCCAatgatgaaaacaaaacaaacagtgATTCAGGGAAGGTGGATGGGGTACTGTGA